A single window of Scylla paramamosain isolate STU-SP2022 chromosome 27, ASM3559412v1, whole genome shotgun sequence DNA harbors:
- the LOC135114282 gene encoding cuticlin-4-like, with the protein MRTARALLLCCLALVSQGRAEGDLNALDSASLPVEHRGGDPYGPPLLGPPIGGGGHLSAPQSDAWPVDHQDMNTIKNLQVQCEKSFMRVSVEFERPFYGMIFSKGYYSDPNCVHVQPGTGRLQAQFDIYLNSCGMTTSSNGENYGQPTPTGTYIENTVIVQFDPLVQEVWDAARKLRCTWYDYYEKSVTFRPFQVDMLNAVTANFLGDNLQCWMQIQVGKGPWASEVSGIVKIGQTMTMVLAIKDDENKFDMMVRNCVAHDGKRTPIQLVDERGCVTRPKIMGRFQKIKNFGSSASVVSYAYFKAFKFPEHMNVHFQCVIQVCRYSCPEPQCGGIGIGYQGAGSETHTQVVPGPSARPDPRLPAHASERKSDDDEGILPEEDNDDGRAIPYPLGLSLKPTSVNFPPGYPKVNRQGPASDIAGRPRALELEIPKDDGRSRRSVVSHVYRRETQEMKDVPTERVIQVVAAGDVAFNLNEANETVVFTESMDNTSNICMSAIGFTAGLVMMLLVLTIACIVACFLYTRVRAFNAKGTVTTFVQGYDNPEFVKVAGGN; encoded by the exons ATGAGGACCGCCCGGGCCTTACTGCTGTGCTGCCTCGCTCTGGTGTCACAG GGCCGGGCGGAAGGGGACCTCAACGCCCTGGACTCCGCCTCCCTCCCGGTGGAGCATCGGGGTGGCGATCCCTATGGCCCGCCACTCCTAGGGCCACCcataggtggtggtggacatCTGTCAGCGCCCCAGAGTGACGCGTGGCCTGTCGACCACCAAGACATGAATACCATTAAGAACCTGCAG gtACAATGTGAAAAGTCCTTCATGAGAGTATCTGTGGAATTCGAGCGTCCCTTCTATGGCATGATCTTCAGTAAAGGCTATTACAG cgATCCGAATTGCGTCCACGTCCAGCCAGGCACAGGTCGACTGCAGGCCCAGTTTGACATCTACCTGAACAGCTGCGGCATGACCACGTCCTCCAACGGGGAGAACTACGGCCAGCCCACGCCCACCGGCACCTACATCGAGAATACAGTCATCGTCCAGTTTGACCCTCTGGTGCAGGAG GTTTGGGACGCAGCAAGGAAGCTCCGTTGCACCTGGTACGACTACTATGAAAAATCCGTCACCTTCAGGCCTTTCCAG GTGGACATGCTCAATGCCGTTACCGCGAACTTCCTGGGCGACAACCTGCAGTGCTGGATGCAGATCCAAGTGGGTAAGGGTCCCTGGGCCTCCGAGGTTTCTGGCATCGTCAAGATTGGACAGACCATGACAATGGTCTTGGCAATCAAGGATGATGAAAACAAGTTCGACATGATGGTAAGGAACTGCGTGGCTCACGATGGCAAGCGGACCCCCATCCAGCTGGTGGACGAGCGTGGCTGTGTCACTCGGCCTAAAATTATGGGCCGCTTCCAGAAGATCAAGAACTTTGGATCCTCAGCTTCTGTAGTTTCATACGCATATTTCAAAGCCTTTAAGTTCCCTGAGCACATGAACGTGCACTTCCAGTGTGTGATTCAGGTGTGTCGCTACAGCTGCCCAGAGCCCCAATGTGGCGGCATTGGTATTGGTTATCAAGGAGCAGGCAGCGAAACCCACACTCAAGTTGTTCCAGGTCCCAGTGCACGCCCCGATCCACGTCTTCCCGCTCACGCCTCTGAACGTAAatcagatgatgatgaaggcatTCTTCCAGAAGAGGACAATGATGATGGCCGAGCCATTCCTTATCCCTTGGGTCTCTCCCTCAAGCCAACCAGTGTCAACTTCCCACCTGGTTACCCAAAAGTTAACCGTCAAGGACCTGCCTCTGATATTGCTGGACGACCTCGCGCTCTAGAACTCGAGATTCCCAAAGATGACGGTCGCAGCCGGAGGTCCGTTGTTTCCCATGTGTATCGACGAGAGAcccaagaaatgaaagatgtgCCGACTGAGAGGGTCATCCAGGTAGTGGCTGCTGGAGACGTGGCCTTCAACCTCAATGAGGCAAACGAGACTGTCGTCTTTACTGAATCTATGGATAATACATCCAATATATGCATGTCCGCGATTGGGTTCACTGCGggtttggtaatgatgttgctGGTGCTGACCATCGCCTGTATAGTGGCGTGCTTCCTCTACACGCGTGTGCGAGCTTTCAATGCAAAGGGCACCGTCACCACCTTTGTCCAGGGCTATGACAACCCCGAGTTTGTGAAGGTGGCCGGCGGTAACTGA